The Caballeronia sp. SL2Y3 genome includes a window with the following:
- the istB gene encoding IS21-like element helper ATPase IstB: protein MNSVPSSTVERIQRYLVGLRMPRALEALDATLKRFEQGDSSMLEVLETLLGEEFTTRETRRIRMALQTARLGTIKTLAGYDFSFQPSLDRDRIMTLAQLDFIERRQAVHFLGPPGTGKSHLSIALGVEAVRAGKSVYFGSLAEIVNSMAKAEREGNLPQRVRFLARNSLLIVDEIGYLPIGSNGGNLFFQLINACYERCAIILTSNRSFGEWGEVFGDSVVAAALLDRLLHHAIVVQIEGSSYRLREHADLLPDHLRNRPSSLHSASAETPRRRPGRPRRSSHDPENG, encoded by the coding sequence ATGAACAGCGTTCCAAGCTCGACTGTCGAGCGGATACAGCGTTACCTCGTTGGCTTGCGCATGCCACGCGCGCTCGAAGCTCTAGATGCCACTCTGAAGCGCTTTGAGCAGGGCGACAGTTCAATGCTCGAAGTGCTCGAGACGCTGCTGGGCGAAGAATTCACTACGCGCGAGACACGGCGTATTCGGATGGCACTACAGACAGCAAGACTGGGCACAATCAAGACGCTCGCCGGATATGACTTCAGTTTCCAGCCGAGCCTTGATCGTGATCGGATCATGACGCTGGCGCAGCTGGATTTCATCGAGCGGCGACAGGCGGTTCATTTCCTCGGGCCGCCTGGAACCGGTAAATCACACCTTTCCATCGCGTTGGGTGTCGAAGCGGTCCGCGCCGGCAAGAGCGTGTACTTCGGCTCGCTCGCTGAAATCGTCAACTCGATGGCGAAGGCCGAGCGCGAAGGCAATTTGCCGCAACGCGTGCGCTTCCTCGCGCGCAACAGCCTGCTTATTGTCGACGAAATCGGATATCTTCCCATCGGCTCAAACGGCGGCAACCTGTTCTTCCAACTGATCAACGCCTGCTATGAGCGATGCGCGATTATCTTGACTTCCAATCGCAGCTTCGGTGAATGGGGCGAGGTATTCGGCGACAGTGTCGTTGCAGCAGCACTGCTCGACAGGTTGCTGCATCACGCGATCGTGGTACAGATTGAAGGGTCTTCCTACCGTCTGCGCGAGCACGCCGATTTGCTCCCCGACCATTTACGCAACCGTCCATCATCTCTACACTCGGCATCCGCCGAAACGCCGCGCCGGCGCCCAGGCCGCCCCCGGAGGAGCTCACACGATCCCGAGAACGGCTGA
- the istA gene encoding IS21 family transposase: MTILELHRQGLSISAIAARLNMDRKTVRKYIKNGVQAPRYGPRAPRPCVVDSFVHYVTERVREYPELSIERVFREVQAMGYVGGRTALGDLIREVRPPKQRGFEVRFETPAGAQAQVDFAHFNVEFDDVPGQRRSIWLFSLVLGHSRYLWGRFVEHQDLQTVLRCHMEAFEHIGGVPREVLYDRMKAAVLGEVEKHIVYNAKLVAFAQHYGFAPRACKAYRAKTKGKVERPFRYIRQDFFLARRFQNLADMNRQLREWLDSVANVRVHGTTHRVVAEHFREERPTLLALPAGLFNGVIRLERRVSHEGLVSVGGNYYSVPDRTRKRTLDVHSLAHEIRIYEQGELLAVHPVLEGRRRTSLLPGHRRSGKRNPQTRRALPPSKAGVARRPLSFYDQVAKRLADAGRHA, encoded by the coding sequence ATGACGATTCTGGAATTGCATCGGCAAGGGCTGAGCATCTCGGCTATCGCCGCTCGACTAAATATGGATCGCAAGACCGTTCGCAAATACATTAAGAATGGTGTGCAGGCGCCTCGTTATGGTCCGCGTGCGCCGCGTCCTTGTGTCGTCGATTCGTTTGTCCATTACGTGACCGAGCGTGTGCGTGAGTACCCCGAGCTGAGCATCGAACGAGTTTTTCGCGAGGTTCAGGCGATGGGCTACGTCGGCGGCCGCACAGCATTGGGTGATTTGATCCGAGAAGTTCGTCCACCCAAGCAGCGCGGCTTCGAGGTGCGCTTCGAGACGCCGGCTGGAGCTCAAGCTCAGGTGGACTTTGCCCACTTCAATGTCGAATTTGATGACGTCCCTGGACAGCGGCGCTCGATCTGGTTGTTCTCGCTCGTGCTTGGACACAGCCGTTATTTGTGGGGCCGCTTCGTCGAGCACCAAGACCTTCAAACGGTTTTGCGCTGTCACATGGAAGCGTTTGAGCACATCGGCGGTGTTCCTCGAGAGGTGCTTTACGACCGCATGAAGGCGGCCGTGCTGGGCGAAGTCGAGAAGCACATCGTCTACAACGCAAAGCTAGTCGCATTCGCGCAGCACTATGGCTTTGCTCCGCGCGCATGCAAGGCATATCGCGCAAAGACTAAGGGTAAGGTCGAACGCCCATTTCGATACATCCGTCAGGACTTCTTCCTCGCTCGACGATTTCAGAATCTTGCCGATATGAATCGCCAGTTACGTGAGTGGCTTGACTCAGTAGCCAACGTTCGTGTGCATGGCACGACGCACCGAGTTGTCGCGGAGCATTTTCGCGAGGAGCGCCCGACGTTGCTAGCGCTTCCCGCCGGTTTGTTCAATGGCGTGATCCGACTCGAGCGGCGTGTGAGTCACGAAGGACTCGTCTCAGTCGGCGGAAACTACTATAGCGTGCCCGATCGAACGCGCAAACGCACCCTCGACGTTCACAGTCTGGCTCACGAGATCCGTATCTACGAGCAGGGCGAACTGCTGGCAGTGCATCCCGTGCTGGAAGGCCGACGACGAACGTCACTGCTGCCTGGCCATAGACGCTCCGGTAAGCGCAACCCGCAAACCAGACGCGCGCTTCCACCTTCGAAGGCAGGCGTCGCGCGGCGGCCCCTATCGTTCTATGATCAGGTCGCAAAACGCCTAGCCGACGCTGGGAGGCACGCATGA
- a CDS encoding integrase domain-containing protein, with protein sequence MKIQLSFSPLLDNAGLPQRLTKELAELFNRHLSKPHSTTRVTSNAISIKTQTYRVRHLIAGFRELRKGGFALQSPWNLCEKHIAFLVKLWVAEKDQAPGTVENKLTYWRTLAAWMKKHQLVGTVDDYIKRPDGYRRYYVAQEDKSWEAANVDVNEVISRLCEHDRWVAIQVELQATFGLRAQESMLLRPLQCLRVSGHLHVIDGTKGGRPRLVPIDAEWQYEVLIRAARLANPRTGSMVPEPWSLKRWYRHFYHVLQKDGITRSGLGVTVHGLRHAYLQKMYEDITGVPAPIKLPDHRPDPELHQRAMQQLVEAAGHSLAAKATAYISTFATAERLSRPVVTFERAIAALDAANGVKSEAAKRLKISRQAFYRILAKGGPLPTATPANAAETGAPATSAPKEVLQGPPLALTVNNATPDQPSLLAE encoded by the coding sequence ATGAAGATCCAACTCAGTTTCTCACCCCTGTTGGACAACGCGGGGCTCCCTCAGCGGCTCACCAAAGAGCTCGCCGAACTTTTCAATCGCCACCTTTCAAAACCCCATAGCACGACGCGCGTCACGTCGAACGCAATCTCCATCAAGACGCAGACCTATCGCGTGCGGCATCTGATTGCCGGCTTCCGCGAACTGCGAAAGGGCGGCTTCGCATTACAGTCGCCTTGGAATCTTTGCGAAAAGCACATCGCCTTTCTTGTCAAGCTTTGGGTCGCGGAGAAAGACCAGGCGCCGGGCACGGTCGAAAACAAACTGACCTACTGGCGCACGCTCGCCGCCTGGATGAAAAAGCACCAGCTCGTGGGCACCGTCGATGACTACATCAAGCGGCCCGACGGTTATCGCCGCTATTACGTGGCGCAGGAAGATAAGTCGTGGGAAGCTGCTAACGTCGACGTCAACGAAGTGATCTCGCGGCTTTGCGAGCATGATCGGTGGGTCGCCATCCAAGTCGAATTACAAGCGACGTTCGGCTTGCGAGCCCAAGAAAGCATGCTTCTGCGTCCACTGCAGTGCCTGCGCGTCTCGGGCCACCTGCACGTGATCGATGGTACGAAGGGCGGCAGGCCCCGGCTGGTGCCGATCGATGCTGAATGGCAGTACGAAGTCCTCATCCGTGCAGCGAGGCTCGCAAATCCGCGCACCGGCTCAATGGTTCCGGAGCCCTGGTCGCTCAAGCGGTGGTACCGCCATTTCTATCACGTCCTCCAGAAAGATGGCATCACGCGTAGTGGCTTGGGCGTCACAGTTCACGGACTGCGCCACGCTTACCTCCAGAAGATGTACGAGGATATAACCGGGGTGCCGGCGCCGATCAAACTGCCCGATCATCGGCCCGATCCGGAACTCCATCAAAGGGCCATGCAACAGCTGGTCGAAGCCGCGGGGCATAGCCTTGCAGCGAAGGCGACGGCCTACATCTCGACCTTCGCGACGGCGGAGCGCCTATCGCGACCTGTGGTGACTTTCGAGCGGGCGATTGCGGCTCTTGATGCGGCGAACGGCGTCAAATCAGAGGCGGCAAAGCGCCTGAAAATCTCCAGGCAGGCGTTTTATCGGATACTTGCAAAAGGCGGCCCGTTGCCGACTGCAACGCCTGCAAACGCCGCCGAGACCGGAGCACCGGCAACATCGGCGCCTAAGGAGGTCCTCCAAGGTCCACCGTTGGCTCTGACGGTCAACAATGCCACACCGGACCAGCCTTCACTGCTCGCCGAATAG